TAGAAATAGAAAAGGTCATGACGAAACAGCCTATTACCGTCACGAGTCAAACGTCAGTAGCTTCTGCAGCTCACATAATGGTATGGGAAGGAATTGAACTTCTACCTGTTATCACATCGTCAAAAAAATTAATCGGAATTATTAGTCGACAAGATGTTTTAAAAGCGTTACAAATGATTCAAAGGCAGCCTCATGTGGGGGACACGATCGAAGACCTAGTGACCCGCCATTTGGAGGATATTTCAACGTCGAAGGATTTTGCCTTTCAATTAGAGGTGACCCCTCAAATGACGAATCACCTTGGGACTATTTCATATGGTGTCATGACTACGATTGTAACAGAAGCAGGGAGTAGAGCCCTAAGAAAGTATAAAAAAGGTGACTTAGTTGTAGAAAATATCACCCTCTTTTTTATTAAACCGGTGCAAATTGAATCCGTGATGCAGGTGCGACCAAAAGTATTAGAAGTTGGACGGAAATTTGGAAAAGTGGATGTTGAACTTTATCATGATGAGCAAATCGTCGGTAAGGCTATGCTCATGGCTCAGCTGATTGATAGATAAGTGCTTCTACCGACAGAAAACACAGCGTTTAATAAAACGCTGTGTAAGTCAAATCTAGTTCGTTTCAGTTGATGTTGCTTTTGGGGAATAGTTTTTCAGAAGGCGATATTGTTTCCAACCAACGAAGACGTTGATACTCCCAACCACAAGGAAAATAAGGGCTACAACAGCGGCCACAGATGATTGGAGACTCATGTAGCTGTTGATTCCAAAGGAAATTAGGAAAATTCCTATAGCTATACTGCTTTTAAGCGAGTAACTGCGTTTTACTAGTGGTTCAACTTCTCGAGACTGTTGAACTTTTAAATAGACAAAGGCAACGAGAGAAGCGAAAATTAAGGCAACTAAAAACATAGTGAATGCTCCTTTAAAATACAAGATAACCTATATAATATTATTGTAATCTACAATGAGTAAGTAAGCAAATAGCTATAACTGTTTTCCTTGTTTAGATAAGAAGGTGTAAGTATGAGAGGACTGAGATAATGACAATGACCATGAAACAAACAATTATTAATGAGATTAAAAAATGGGATTCAATTATCATTCACCGTCATGTACGTCCTGATCCAGATGCCATTGGGTCACAAGCGGGATTGAAAGCATTAATTCACACTGTATTTCCCCATAAGAAAGTTTATCTTGCAGGAGAGCAGGAAGAATCCCTCGGTTTTCTAGCACAGATGGATGAGGTAGATGATGATATTTTTCAGCGTTCACTAGTGATCGTGTGTGATACAGCTAATACAGATCGTATCGATGACCAACGCTATGTTAACGCAAACGTCGTGATTAAAATAGATCATCACCCTGATGTGGATACATATGGTACGTTAAGGTGGGTGGATACAAACGCCAGTTCAACCTCAGAAATGATTTTTGACTTGTTTGAAGCGTGCGAAGCCGAGGGAGCTAGTTTAAATCAAGAGATAGCTCGTCTATTGTATGCAGGAATTGTAGGAGATACAGGTCGTTTCCGTTTTCCAAATACAACGGAAAAAACATTTTTGGCCGCAGCACGTCTCGTTCAAACAGGTTTTTCGCGGCCAGAGCTGTATGACGACCTTTATGAGACGCCATTAGCGGTCTTAAAACTCCAAGGTTATGTCTTAAGTCAATTAACGGTAAGTGACAGTGGTGTAGGTGTCGTGCGTTTGCCCAAAGATGTACTTGAAACATATCACGTAACCTCTAAAGAGGCTGCTTCAGTTGTTAATAGCTTCTCAACACTCAAGGGATTAAAAGCATGGGTCTTTTTTGTGGAGGAAGAAGATGTGATTAGAGCCAGAATCCGCTCGAAAGGGCCAGAGATTCATGAGTTAGCTGCTCGTTTCAACGGTGGAGGGCATCCAATGGCATCTGGGGCATCCCTCTTTTCGTGGGAAGAAACGGATACTTTTTTAAAGGAATTAGAGCAAATCTGTAAATGAGTGACAGTTGTATGAGCATAACTAGAAAGAAGTTCATCAGTAAACTGCATATACAAAAGAAAGTTTACTAATAAGAAGAGCTAGAAGAGAGACTGTCTTTGAGGGCATCTCTCTTTTTACCACAGATTAACCGTCCGTAAACCTCTCTGCTCAAAATAGAGAGGGGAGAGACCTCGATTAAGATTGAACGACGTATACATTCTTTAAAGTACGTTCTAGTCAGCAGAAACAATCATGACATGGATTTCTAGTGTTGTGAAAAGAAAAAGCTGCTCCACCTTTAGCTGGAAACGTTTATCATTGATAATAAATATTTTATTTTCCACAGTTTTTAATAGAAATTCCCTTGAATTGGCAACGGATTCGATATCTTTATTACGAACGTTCTCTAATTCACTTTCCACCGCATCTCTTAGTTCATGTAAAGTTAATTCGCTTAGCTTCACCTCTGATTCATTAATAAATTCAATACGAATATCCTGAACAGTTAACAATTGCTGATTTTCTCTATTTTGTTTATCTTGATCTTCTCGTAAGATGTCAATTGTTTTCTCATGTTTGTCAATGACAGCTTGTTGATTGCCAATTTCTAATAAGAGATTTTCATGAACAGTACCGAATTGGAAAAGAAAAAATACCCAGCCGATGATGGTACCGAGAAAAAAACCGGCAAAAAAACGCTGCCAGCTTTTGTCACGGTACAAAGTAGGAATCCTCATTTTATCCCCTCTTGGGTGATCCACTGAATTAAAACCGTCCCACTGTGTGCGCCTGACAGGGCGGCAAAAATCATAATTAATGTTTTGACAATATCAGCATGTGTTCCTTCGAAAATACCTCGCTCTAGTGTGGAGATGGCATCGAATGTTCCGCCTATAGCAGCTACGAGAGCCCATATCTTTAAACTGGAGGCTAAATCATACATAATAGATAGAGGGGGTTTTCCAATAAGGTAGGCTCCAATGCCACCGATGATCGTACCACCAATAATGACGCCGAAAGCCACGAAGAAATCTATAACAAGTGTTGCGAGAAAGTCTTTATCCATGAAAAATCCTCCTTGGAAACAGGCTCATAGTCTATACTTATGGACAATCTACAGCCCGTATGACAACAAATTAACAATGAAACAAACGTATGTTTGGTATATACTTGTACATAGACTATAATAAAAACCAACAGGCGGCTCATAGCAGTCTTTAATTAGAAGATAGAGAATTTAGAGGCATTAAAGGGGGGATTATAATGGCTTTTGTCCATTTGCACGTTCATAGTGAATTTAGTCTACTGCAAAGTGTAGCGAAAATAGCCGACCTCGTGGAGACAGCTGCAAAAAAGCAATTTAAAGCGATAGGATTAACGGATATTGATGCTATGTACGGTGTTATTCCTTTTTATAAAGCGTGTCGTTCACATAATATTAAACCGATTATCGGTGTTGAATTAAAGGTTTCAGAAGGGCCATTATTATCGCGAAGTCGTACAGAAGAACGCCTTATTTTTTTAGCGGAAAATTTTGAAGGCTATCAAACATTATTAAAATTAACAAGTCAAGCACAAAACAGAGAAAATGCTTATGAGCCGTATATTTTATATGAGGAACTAGCTACTCTAAAAGGGGTCATCATTATTAGCCCATTTCAACAAGGGAAAATCCAAAACGCCCTATACGAAGGTGTCCAAAATGAAGCAGAAAAAATGTACACCTATCTTAAAAGGTCAGTTGGCGAGGAGAATGTGTATATTGAAGTACAAAATCATTGGAGGCGAGAGGAACGGGAAAAACTACTTGCTGTTAGAGATTGGGCTTTAAAAGAACAAGCGAAAGTAGTAGCTACAAACCATGTTCATTTTATAGAAAAAGAACAAGTAGAGGCTCACAGAGTAGTCGAAGCTATTAAAGCAGGGGAAACACTTAAGGAACAGCAGAGCCACGCTTCATCTGAAGAATATTATTTAAAAGATGAAGACGAAATGATTCACGCTTTCTCTTCCTGGCCAGAAGCGCTTGAGGAAACAGGGAAATTAGCTGATCGGTGTCATGTTGAGATTCCTCTGGGTGAACTGGTTTTACCGAAGTTTCCCGTTTCAGATGGAGAGACCGCCGAGACACTACTAGAACGTCTTTGTAAAAAAGGTTTAGAAGAAAGATATGTGAATCCTAGCAAAGAGGTTTATGACAGGCTTGACTATGAATTGCGTGTGATTTTTGACATGAATTATTCAGACTATTTCCTTATTGTAGCTGATTTTATGAATTATGCTCATAAGAATGATATTTTGACAGGTCCTGGTCGTGGATCTGCAGCCGGCTCACTAGTCGCTTACGTCTTAAAAATTACGCAAGTAGACCCAATAAAATATGGCTTACTTTTTGAACGCTTTTTAAACCCTGAACGTGTGTCTATGCCGGATATCGATATTGATTTTTCTGACCAGCAACGTGATGAAGTCATTCATTATGTAGCACGTAAATATGGTGCGCAGCATGTGGCCCAAATTGTGACATTCGGAACATTAGCTGCTAAAGCTGCATTGCGCGATGCTGGTAAAGTATTAAGCTTGGAACCAAGAAAAATTGATAAAGTGGCAAAGCTCATACGAAGCAAGCCAAATTTGCGAATACGTCAAGCTGTTAGTGAAACACCTGCCTTAAAGGATCTGATGAAAGATGATGATGAATTAACATTACTGTTTAAAGTTGCATCAGATATCGAAGGGTTACCTAGACATACATCGGTTCATGCGGCCGGTATCGTTATCAGTCAAGCGCCGCTCACGGATGTGGTCCCGTTACAGAAAGGACATGACGGGCTATCATTAACCCAATATCCTATGGGGGATTTGGAAAGTATCGGCTTATTAAAAATGGATTTTCTTGGATTGAGGAATTTAAGCTTTATTGAAAAAATAAGTGAGCTTGTGAAAAAAAATTCTGGACACGAGCTTCAAATCACGACACTTTCTTTGGAGGATGAGGCTACATTTGCTTTATTGGGAGAAGGAGACACAAGTGGTGTTTTCCAACTTGAATCTTCGG
The DNA window shown above is from Salipaludibacillus agaradhaerens and carries:
- a CDS encoding YtpI family protein → MFLVALIFASLVAFVYLKVQQSREVEPLVKRSYSLKSSIAIGIFLISFGINSYMSLQSSVAAVVALIFLVVGSINVFVGWKQYRLLKNYSPKATSTETN
- a CDS encoding DHH family phosphoesterase, yielding MTMTMKQTIINEIKKWDSIIIHRHVRPDPDAIGSQAGLKALIHTVFPHKKVYLAGEQEESLGFLAQMDEVDDDIFQRSLVIVCDTANTDRIDDQRYVNANVVIKIDHHPDVDTYGTLRWVDTNASSTSEMIFDLFEACEAEGASLNQEIARLLYAGIVGDTGRFRFPNTTEKTFLAAARLVQTGFSRPELYDDLYETPLAVLKLQGYVLSQLTVSDSGVGVVRLPKDVLETYHVTSKEAASVVNSFSTLKGLKAWVFFVEEEDVIRARIRSKGPEIHELAARFNGGGHPMASGASLFSWEETDTFLKELEQICK
- the ytrI gene encoding sporulation membrane protein YtrI, translated to MRIPTLYRDKSWQRFFAGFFLGTIIGWVFFLFQFGTVHENLLLEIGNQQAVIDKHEKTIDILREDQDKQNRENQQLLTVQDIRIEFINESEVKLSELTLHELRDAVESELENVRNKDIESVANSREFLLKTVENKIFIINDKRFQLKVEQLFLFTTLEIHVMIVSAD
- a CDS encoding YtrH family sporulation protein, yielding MDKDFLATLVIDFFVAFGVIIGGTIIGGIGAYLIGKPPLSIMYDLASSLKIWALVAAIGGTFDAISTLERGIFEGTHADIVKTLIMIFAALSGAHSGTVLIQWITQEGIK
- the dnaE gene encoding DNA polymerase III subunit alpha, with the protein product MAFVHLHVHSEFSLLQSVAKIADLVETAAKKQFKAIGLTDIDAMYGVIPFYKACRSHNIKPIIGVELKVSEGPLLSRSRTEERLIFLAENFEGYQTLLKLTSQAQNRENAYEPYILYEELATLKGVIIISPFQQGKIQNALYEGVQNEAEKMYTYLKRSVGEENVYIEVQNHWRREEREKLLAVRDWALKEQAKVVATNHVHFIEKEQVEAHRVVEAIKAGETLKEQQSHASSEEYYLKDEDEMIHAFSSWPEALEETGKLADRCHVEIPLGELVLPKFPVSDGETAETLLERLCKKGLEERYVNPSKEVYDRLDYELRVIFDMNYSDYFLIVADFMNYAHKNDILTGPGRGSAAGSLVAYVLKITQVDPIKYGLLFERFLNPERVSMPDIDIDFSDQQRDEVIHYVARKYGAQHVAQIVTFGTLAAKAALRDAGKVLSLEPRKIDKVAKLIRSKPNLRIRQAVSETPALKDLMKDDDELTLLFKVASDIEGLPRHTSVHAAGIVISQAPLTDVVPLQKGHDGLSLTQYPMGDLESIGLLKMDFLGLRNLSFIEKISELVKKNSGHELQITTLSLEDEATFALLGEGDTSGVFQLESSGMKSVLNRLKPSHFEDIVAVNALYRPGPMENIPSYIKRKHGEETVIYPHDDLQAILEPTYGVLIYQEQIMQIASKMAGFSLGQADVLRRAVGKKKRETLEETRVTFIGGAVEQGYTIEEAEKVYDLIVRFADYGFNRSHAVAYSMISYQLAYLKANYPLEFLSGLMDMSLHHQDKLAEYIAEAKRKGINVQRPSINTSETGFTIYDNCIWIGLAALKNVGIQTVNALLQEREKRMFEDLFDLCARLPLRLLGRRTLESLILSGALDDFNIDRATLLASLDDAIEYGEKEQEKLTLGEDFLFFEEEQKPHYTQVNPLSAKDRLQSEKEVLGFYASGHPIEHEKVILSPYDRMTIHKIKDLSDHHTVRMAGMVEDVRVIQTKKKEQMAFIRLSDESGEMEITIFPQAYSTSHTKFQRDELVFIEGKVQLHNGTKKVVLDKCVTIEELKRKEKERQQPVLYLFITHLHEKQGLDDLKELLQNMPGEVPVVLKYQSTNKAVRLSEMWNVTDNEDFLIRLKSLIGAKNVYLKNPRV